A section of the Burkholderia mallei ATCC 23344 genome encodes:
- a CDS encoding GNAT family acetyltransferase → MSAGMSTAIVSDDIAIRPFARADTDAALAVWRDAFPSYSDASTPHRDPRRAIELKLATQPELFFVATAGGRVVGTVMAGYDGHRGWLYSLAVERGARRLGIGRALLAHAEAALAERGCPKVNLQVLPGNDDACRFYEALGYREEARISFGKRLATD, encoded by the coding sequence ATGTCCGCCGGCATGTCGACGGCGATCGTCTCGGACGACATCGCGATCCGCCCGTTCGCGCGCGCCGACACCGACGCCGCACTCGCCGTGTGGCGCGACGCGTTCCCGTCGTATTCGGACGCGAGCACGCCGCACCGCGATCCGCGGCGCGCGATCGAGCTCAAGCTCGCGACGCAGCCCGAGCTGTTCTTCGTCGCGACCGCCGGCGGGCGCGTCGTCGGAACCGTGATGGCCGGCTACGACGGTCATCGCGGCTGGCTGTATTCGCTCGCGGTCGAACGCGGCGCGCGGCGGCTCGGCATCGGCCGCGCGCTGCTCGCGCACGCGGAGGCCGCGCTCGCCGAGCGCGGCTGCCCGAAGGTGAACCTGCAGGTGCTGCCGGGCAACGACGACGCGTGCCGCTTCTACGAAGCGCTCGGCTACCGCGAGGAAGCGCGCATCTCGTTCGGCAAGCGGCTCGCGACGGATTGA
- a CDS encoding DUF2278 family protein, whose amino-acid sequence MSLDYGFVKAKIKAVAGLKAAARANETQYHVHLTLALPNGDWDVAINVGTNDADDLLKYKLVYDFHHPVTQALAAAAEGYTDLTGGDALPALDYVRSDVLNETGGWRMSDVMDGTEHPEPIPSVLRLVDAAHQQNLDLYVFGRTYVEGNGIHDTHMNQGSSGPHFLHRPGVDTNDHNDVWQDGALLVDLGGPQWAAYFAAFEQQAVPTDGLGNPLPGAGPIS is encoded by the coding sequence ATGAGCCTCGACTACGGTTTCGTGAAAGCGAAAATCAAAGCGGTTGCGGGTCTGAAAGCGGCGGCGCGCGCGAACGAGACGCAGTATCACGTTCATCTGACGCTCGCCTTGCCGAACGGCGACTGGGACGTCGCGATCAACGTCGGCACCAACGACGCGGACGACTTGCTCAAGTACAAGCTCGTCTACGACTTCCATCATCCGGTTACGCAGGCGCTCGCCGCGGCGGCGGAGGGCTACACCGACCTGACGGGCGGCGATGCGCTGCCGGCGCTCGACTACGTGCGCAGCGACGTGCTGAACGAAACGGGCGGGTGGCGCATGAGCGACGTGATGGACGGCACCGAGCATCCGGAGCCGATTCCGTCGGTGCTGCGGCTCGTCGACGCCGCGCATCAGCAGAACCTCGATCTGTACGTGTTCGGGCGCACGTATGTCGAAGGCAATGGCATTCACGACACGCACATGAACCAGGGATCGTCCGGGCCGCACTTCCTGCATCGGCCGGGTGTCGATACGAACGACCACAACGACGTGTGGCAGGACGGCGCGCTCCTGGTCGATCTCGGCGGCCCGCAATGGGCTGCGTACTTCGCGGCATTCGAGCAGCAGGCGGTGCCGACCGACGGTCTCGGCAATCCGCTGCCGGGCGCCGGGCCGATTTCGTAG
- a CDS encoding ABC transporter ATP-binding protein: MAAAMLKIKGLQVNYGGIQAVKGVDMEVRQGELVTLIGANGAGKTTTMKAITGLKPYSAGDIEYDGQSIKGVPPHELLKRGLAMVPEGRGIFARMSIIENMQMGAYLRNDNEQIKKDVERMFGFFPRLKERATQLAGTLSGGEQQMLAMSRAILSKPKLLLLDEPSMGLSPIMVEKIFEVVREISKEGITVLLVEQNARLALQAADRGYVMDSGTVTMEGDAKQMLDDPKVRAAYLGE; encoded by the coding sequence ATGGCAGCGGCAATGTTGAAGATCAAGGGCTTGCAGGTCAACTACGGCGGCATCCAGGCCGTCAAGGGCGTTGACATGGAAGTCCGTCAGGGCGAGCTCGTCACGCTGATCGGCGCGAACGGCGCGGGCAAGACCACGACGATGAAGGCGATCACGGGCCTGAAGCCGTACTCGGCGGGCGACATCGAGTACGACGGCCAGTCGATCAAGGGCGTGCCGCCGCACGAGCTGCTCAAGCGCGGCCTCGCGATGGTGCCGGAAGGCCGCGGGATCTTCGCGCGGATGTCGATCATCGAGAACATGCAGATGGGCGCGTATCTGCGCAACGACAACGAGCAGATCAAGAAGGACGTCGAGCGGATGTTCGGCTTCTTCCCGCGCTTGAAGGAGCGGGCGACGCAGCTCGCGGGCACGCTGTCGGGCGGCGAGCAGCAGATGCTCGCGATGTCGCGTGCGATTCTGTCGAAGCCGAAGCTGCTGCTGCTCGACGAGCCGTCGATGGGCCTGTCGCCGATCATGGTCGAGAAGATTTTCGAAGTGGTGCGCGAGATCTCGAAGGAGGGGATCACGGTGCTGCTCGTCGAGCAGAACGCACGCCTCGCGCTGCAGGCGGCCGACCGCGGCTACGTGATGGATTCGGGCACGGTCACGATGGAAGGCGACGCGAAGCAGATGCTCGACGATCCGAAGGTGCGCGCCGCGTACCTCGGCGAGTAA
- a CDS encoding ABC transporter ATP-binding protein, with translation MSEQIRLSVKGVNKRFGGLQALSDVGLEIREGQIYGLIGPNGAGKTTFFNVITGLYTPDSGEFKLDGTEYTPTAVHQVAKAGIARTFQNIRLFGGMTALENVMVGRHVRTKHGLLGAVFQTPAERREEREIKERAIELLDYVGVLQYADYTARNLSYGHQRRLEIARALATDPKLLALDEPAAGMNATEKVELTRLLDKIRSDGRTILLIEHDVKLVMGLCNRMTVLDYGKVIAEGLPQDVQKNPKVIEAYLGAGVH, from the coding sequence ATGAGCGAACAAATTCGACTGTCCGTCAAAGGCGTGAACAAGCGCTTCGGCGGCCTGCAGGCGCTGTCCGACGTCGGCCTCGAGATCCGCGAGGGGCAGATCTACGGCCTGATCGGCCCGAACGGCGCGGGCAAGACCACGTTCTTCAACGTGATCACGGGGCTCTACACGCCGGATTCCGGCGAGTTCAAGCTCGACGGCACGGAATACACGCCGACCGCCGTGCACCAGGTCGCGAAGGCGGGCATCGCGCGCACGTTCCAGAACATTCGCCTGTTCGGCGGGATGACCGCGCTCGAGAACGTGATGGTCGGCCGCCACGTGCGCACGAAGCACGGCCTGTTGGGCGCCGTGTTCCAGACGCCCGCCGAGCGCCGGGAAGAACGCGAGATCAAGGAGCGCGCGATCGAGCTGCTCGATTACGTCGGCGTGCTGCAGTACGCGGATTACACCGCGCGCAATCTGTCGTATGGCCACCAGCGGCGCCTGGAGATCGCGCGCGCGCTCGCGACCGATCCGAAGCTGCTCGCGCTCGACGAGCCGGCGGCCGGGATGAACGCGACCGAGAAGGTCGAGCTCACGCGTTTGCTCGACAAGATCCGTTCGGACGGCAGGACGATTCTCCTGATCGAGCATGACGTGAAGCTCGTGATGGGGCTGTGCAACCGGATGACGGTGCTCGATTACGGCAAGGTGATCGCCGAGGGTCTGCCGCAGGACGTGCAGAAGAATCCGAAGGTGATTGAGGCATATCTCGGCGCAGGGGTGCACTGA
- a CDS encoding ABC transporter permease subunit: protein MTSIQPIETSASLVEERHPAKTATVGILIAAFVIAAPLVIGAAGGNYWVRVLDFAMLYVMLALGLNVVVGFAGLLDLGYIAFYAVGAYTAALLSSPHLTSHFDWIAQMVPGGLHVPFLLIVPIAMALAAIFGILLGAPTLRLRGDYLAIVTLGFGEIVRIFMNNLDRPVNVTNGPQGITGIDPVQVAGFNLSQTHEIFGFSLPSVYMYYYLFVLCALLVIWVCTRLQHSRIGRAWAAIREDEIAAKAMGINTRNVKLLAFAMGASFGGLSGAMFGAFQGFVSPESFTFWESVVVLACVVLGGMGHIPGVILGAVLLAVFPEFLRSTMSPLQHMLFGHDIVDTEVIRQALYGLAMVVIMLYRSEGLWPAPKHEDRIAKLAKRGGKKPVRA from the coding sequence ATGACATCCATTCAACCGATCGAAACATCGGCTTCGCTCGTCGAGGAACGCCACCCCGCGAAGACCGCCACCGTCGGCATCCTGATCGCGGCGTTCGTGATCGCCGCGCCGCTCGTCATCGGCGCGGCGGGCGGCAACTACTGGGTCCGCGTGCTCGACTTCGCGATGCTGTACGTGATGCTCGCGCTCGGCCTGAACGTGGTGGTCGGCTTCGCCGGCCTGCTCGATCTCGGCTACATCGCGTTCTACGCGGTGGGCGCCTATACCGCGGCGCTGTTGAGCTCGCCGCACCTGACGTCGCACTTCGACTGGATCGCGCAGATGGTGCCGGGCGGCCTGCACGTGCCGTTCCTGCTGATCGTGCCGATCGCGATGGCGCTCGCGGCGATCTTCGGCATCCTGCTCGGCGCGCCGACGCTGCGCCTGCGCGGCGATTACCTCGCGATCGTCACGCTCGGCTTCGGCGAGATCGTCCGGATCTTCATGAACAACCTCGACCGCCCGGTCAACGTGACGAACGGGCCGCAAGGGATCACCGGCATCGATCCCGTCCAGGTCGCGGGCTTCAACCTGTCGCAGACGCACGAGATCTTCGGCTTCTCGCTGCCGTCCGTGTACATGTACTACTACCTGTTCGTGCTCTGCGCGCTGCTCGTCATCTGGGTCTGCACGCGCCTGCAGCACTCGCGGATCGGCCGCGCATGGGCCGCGATTCGCGAAGACGAGATCGCCGCGAAGGCGATGGGCATCAACACCCGCAACGTGAAGCTGCTCGCGTTCGCGATGGGCGCGTCGTTCGGCGGCCTGTCGGGCGCGATGTTCGGCGCGTTCCAGGGCTTCGTGTCGCCGGAATCGTTCACGTTCTGGGAATCGGTCGTCGTGCTCGCGTGCGTCGTGCTGGGCGGCATGGGCCACATCCCGGGCGTGATCCTCGGCGCGGTCCTGCTCGCCGTGTTCCCCGAATTCCTGCGCTCGACGATGAGCCCGCTGCAGCACATGCTGTTCGGCCACGACATCGTCGATACCGAAGTGATTCGCCAGGCTCTCTACGGCCTCGCGATGGTGGTCATCATGCTGTATCGCTCGGAAGGCCTGTGGCCCGCGCCGAAGCACGAGGACCGGATCGCGAAACTGGCGAAGCGCGGCGGCAAGAAGCCGGTGCGCGCGTAA
- a CDS encoding branched-chain amino acid ABC transporter permease: protein MDIFVQQILNGLVLGSVYAIIALGYTMVYGILGIINFAHGDVLMVGAMVALSAITVLQNHFPELGHVATLTIGLVIAAVVCACVGFTIERVAYRPLRRAPRLAPLITAIGVSILLQTAAMMIWSRNPLPFPQLLPTDPINVIKAGENNPGAVISMTEITIIIVAFLVMAGLLLLVHKTKLGRAMRAIAENPNTASLMGVNPNFVISATFMIGSALAALAGVMIASEYGNVHFYMGFIPGMKAFTAAVLGGIGNLGGAMVGGVLLGLIEQLGAGYISNLTGGVFGSNYQDVFAFVVLIIVLVFRPSGLLGERVADRA from the coding sequence ATGGATATTTTCGTCCAGCAGATCCTCAACGGACTGGTGCTCGGCAGTGTCTACGCCATCATCGCGTTGGGCTACACGATGGTGTACGGCATTCTCGGCATCATCAACTTCGCGCACGGCGACGTGCTGATGGTGGGCGCGATGGTCGCGCTTTCCGCGATCACGGTGCTGCAGAACCACTTTCCCGAGCTCGGCCACGTCGCCACGCTGACGATCGGACTCGTGATCGCCGCGGTGGTGTGCGCATGCGTCGGCTTCACGATCGAGCGCGTCGCGTACCGGCCGCTGCGCCGCGCGCCGCGCCTCGCGCCGCTCATCACCGCGATCGGCGTGTCGATCCTGCTGCAGACGGCCGCGATGATGATCTGGTCGCGCAATCCGCTGCCGTTCCCGCAACTGCTGCCGACCGATCCGATCAACGTGATCAAGGCGGGCGAGAACAATCCGGGCGCGGTGATTTCGATGACCGAGATCACGATCATCATCGTCGCGTTCCTCGTGATGGCGGGGTTGCTGCTGCTCGTGCACAAGACGAAGCTCGGCCGCGCGATGCGCGCGATCGCCGAGAACCCGAACACGGCGAGCCTGATGGGCGTGAACCCCAACTTCGTGATCTCCGCGACCTTCATGATCGGCTCGGCGCTCGCGGCGCTCGCGGGCGTGATGATTGCTTCCGAATACGGCAACGTCCACTTCTACATGGGCTTCATTCCCGGCATGAAGGCGTTCACGGCCGCGGTGCTCGGCGGGATCGGCAACCTCGGCGGCGCAATGGTGGGCGGCGTGCTGCTCGGCCTCATCGAGCAGTTGGGGGCGGGCTACATCAGCAATCTGACGGGTGGGGTGTTCGGCAGCAATTACCAGGACGTGTTCGCGTTCGTCGTGCTCATCATCGTGCTCGTGTTCCGGCCGTCGGGCCTGCTGGGCGAACGTGTCGCCGACCGCGCGTAA
- a CDS encoding IS3-like element IS407 family transposase (programmed frameshift), producing the protein MKKRFTEQQIIGFLKEAEAGMPVKELCRKHGFSDASFYTWRAKFGGMEVSEARRLKGLEVENARLKKLLAEAMLDMEALKVVVKGKPLSPQAKREAVLAIREKVNISERRACRLVGLSRSVLHYDAKPDHENEVLAARLVKLAHERRRFGYRRLHALVEREGTHANHKRIYRLYREAGLAVRRRRKRHGVMIEREQLALPGAPNEVWSIDFVMDALSNGRRVKCLTVVDDFTKEAVDIVVDHGISGLYVARALDRAARFRGYPKAVRTDQGPEFTSRALDQWAYANGVTLKLIQAGKPTQNAYIESFNGKFRDECLNEHWFTTLAHARAVIAAWRQDYNEQRPHSALNYLAPSEFAAKHRATADAPAAFQELV; encoded by the exons ATGAAGAAGCGCTTTACGGAACAGCAAATCATCGGGTTTCTGAAGGAAGCCGAGGCCGGTATGCCGGTCAAGGAACTGTGCAGGAAGCATGGGTTCAGTGACGCGTCGTTCTACACCTGGCGCGCGAAGTTCGGCGGCATGGAAGTCTCGGAAGCCCGCCGGCTCAAGGGCCTCGAGGTGGAGAATGCCCGACTGAAGAAACTGCTGGCCGAAGCAATGCTCGATATGGAAGCGTTGAAGGTTGTCGTCAAGGGAAAGC CCCTGAGCCCGCAAGCCAAACGCGAAGCAGTGTTGGCGATTCGGGAGAAGGTCAACATCTCCGAGCGCCGCGCCTGCCGGCTTGTCGGGCTTTCTCGCAGCGTGCTGCATTACGACGCGAAGCCGGACCACGAGAATGAGGTGCTCGCGGCGCGTCTGGTGAAGTTGGCGCACGAACGTCGTCGATTCGGCTACCGCCGACTGCACGCCCTGGTGGAACGCGAAGGCACGCACGCCAATCACAAGCGCATCTATCGCCTGTACCGTGAGGCAGGGCTGGCTGTGCGGCGCCGTCGCAAGCGCCACGGCGTCATGATTGAGCGCGAGCAACTGGCATTGCCGGGCGCACCCAACGAGGTATGGTCAATCGATTTCGTGATGGATGCGCTTTCCAACGGCCGGCGCGTGAAGTGCCTGACCGTCGTCGACGATTTCACGAAAGAGGCTGTCGACATCGTCGTCGACCATGGCATCTCAGGTTTGTATGTCGCTCGGGCATTGGACCGTGCAGCTCGCTTCCGTGGCTATCCCAAGGCGGTGCGAACAGACCAGGGACCCGAATTTACGAGCCGCGCGCTTGACCAGTGGGCGTATGCGAACGGCGTCACGCTGAAGTTGATTCAGGCGGGCAAGCCCACGCAGAATGCGTACATCGAATCGTTCAACGGCAAGTTCCGCGACGAATGCCTTAACGAGCACTGGTTCACGACGCTCGCGCACGCTCGGGCAGTCATCGCGGCATGGCGTCAGGACTACAACGAGCAAAGGCCGCACAGCGCACTGAACTACCTTGCGCCGTCAGAGTTTGCGGCGAAACATCGGGCAACCGCGGACGCTCCTGCCGCTTTCCAGGAGTTGGTTTAA
- a CDS encoding nucleoside-diphosphate sugar epimerase/dehydratase, whose protein sequence is MTRAFCPKASWLSLGAFLFDLMAVVCAWLIAYVVRFNGAMPPEFLKGAFVALAWVVPLYGLLFHVFGLYRGLWVFASLPDLLRISKAVVGGGLIVMIGAVMLQPVPIIPRSVLVLSPMLLFLAMGGARALYRATKEFYLYGGLIGQGKPVLILGAGSAGASLARELSRSGEWRLAGLLDDDPAKHGREVYGYKVLGSIGEVADWAEAAKAEYAIIAIPSASVEAQRRFATLCVRAGVRAMVLPSLTALMPGQGILSQIRQIDLEDLLGREAVTIDTPHVEALLRGRVVMVTGAGGSIGSELCRQILKFQPAQLIAFDLSEYAMYRLTEELRERFPDLPVVPIIGDAKDSLLLDQVMSRYAPHIVFHAAAYKHVPLMEELNAWQALRNNVLGTYRVARAAIRHDVRHFVLISTDKAVNPTNVMGASKRLAEMACQALQQTSARTQFETVRFGNVLGSAGSVIPKFQQQIAKGGPVTVTHPEITRFFMTIPEASQLVLQASSMGQGGEIFILDMGEPVKIVDLARDLIRLYGFTEEQIRIEFSGLRPGEKLYEELLADDETTTRTPHPKLRTAKAREVPDHLLDELLPWLMQHRVLSDDEVRRDLRRWVPEYQPAVGPTLQSVPTGNGLVAGIGREAGR, encoded by the coding sequence ATGACGCGAGCATTTTGCCCGAAGGCTTCGTGGCTTTCCCTGGGCGCCTTTCTGTTCGATCTGATGGCGGTCGTATGCGCGTGGCTGATCGCGTATGTGGTCCGGTTCAATGGTGCGATGCCGCCTGAATTCCTGAAAGGCGCCTTCGTCGCGCTCGCATGGGTGGTGCCGTTGTATGGCCTGCTGTTTCATGTTTTCGGGTTGTATCGCGGTCTCTGGGTATTTGCGAGCCTGCCGGATCTGCTGCGTATCTCGAAGGCCGTGGTGGGCGGCGGCTTGATCGTGATGATCGGCGCGGTGATGCTGCAGCCGGTTCCGATCATTCCGCGTTCGGTTCTCGTGCTGTCGCCGATGCTGCTGTTTCTTGCGATGGGTGGTGCACGTGCGCTCTATCGGGCGACGAAGGAGTTCTATCTGTACGGCGGACTGATCGGGCAGGGCAAGCCCGTGCTGATTCTCGGCGCCGGCAGTGCCGGCGCGAGCCTCGCCCGTGAACTGTCGCGCTCCGGTGAGTGGCGTCTTGCCGGTCTGCTCGATGACGATCCCGCGAAACACGGGCGCGAAGTCTACGGCTATAAGGTACTGGGTTCGATCGGCGAAGTCGCAGACTGGGCCGAGGCCGCGAAAGCCGAATACGCGATCATCGCGATTCCATCCGCATCGGTCGAAGCGCAACGTCGCTTCGCCACCCTCTGCGTGCGCGCCGGCGTCAGGGCCATGGTGCTGCCGTCGCTGACCGCATTGATGCCGGGCCAGGGCATTCTGTCGCAGATCCGCCAGATCGATCTCGAAGACCTGCTCGGCCGCGAGGCCGTGACGATCGACACGCCGCACGTCGAGGCGCTGCTGCGCGGCCGCGTCGTGATGGTGACGGGCGCGGGCGGCTCGATCGGCTCGGAGCTGTGCCGCCAGATCCTGAAGTTCCAGCCCGCGCAACTGATCGCGTTCGATCTGTCCGAATATGCGATGTACCGGCTCACGGAAGAGTTGCGCGAGCGCTTCCCCGATCTGCCCGTCGTGCCGATCATCGGCGATGCGAAGGATTCGCTGCTGCTCGATCAGGTGATGTCGCGCTATGCGCCGCACATCGTGTTCCATGCGGCCGCGTACAAGCACGTGCCGTTGATGGAGGAGCTCAACGCATGGCAGGCGCTGCGCAACAACGTGCTCGGCACGTATCGCGTCGCGCGCGCGGCGATTCGCCACGACGTCAGGCACTTCGTGCTGATCTCGACCGACAAGGCCGTGAACCCGACGAACGTGATGGGCGCGAGCAAGCGCCTGGCCGAGATGGCTTGCCAGGCGCTGCAGCAGACGAGCGCGCGCACGCAGTTCGAGACGGTGCGCTTCGGCAACGTGCTCGGCAGCGCCGGCAGCGTGATTCCGAAATTTCAGCAGCAGATCGCCAAGGGCGGCCCGGTGACCGTCACGCATCCGGAAATCACGCGCTTCTTCATGACGATTCCCGAGGCGTCGCAACTCGTGCTGCAGGCGTCGAGCATGGGGCAGGGCGGCGAGATCTTCATTCTCGACATGGGCGAGCCGGTGAAGATCGTCGATCTCGCGCGCGATCTGATTCGCCTGTACGGCTTCACCGAGGAGCAGATCCGCATCGAGTTCAGCGGGCTGCGCCCGGGCGAGAAGCTCTATGAGGAACTGCTCGCCGACGACGAGACCACCACCCGCACGCCACACCCGAAGCTGCGCACCGCGAAGGCGCGCGAGGTGCCCGATCATCTGCTCGACGAACTGCTGCCGTGGCTGATGCAGCACCGCGTGCTGAGCGACGATGAAGTGCGGCGCGACTTGCGGCGCTGGGTGCCCGAGTATCAGCCGGCCGTCGGCCCGACGCTGCAGAGCGTGCCGACCGGCAACGGGCTCGTCGCCGGCATCGGGCGCGAGGCGGGGCGCTGA
- a CDS encoding glycosyl transferase — protein MFQLNLTILSAMAFASIAAIVTALILKWLLASGWAWRLATDVPNARSMHTRPTPRMGGWGIVPVGAVAIGIAAPHLWGIVAAMLFLAIVSHIDDRRGLPARVRFAAHLIASAAIAALYSGGLAWFWIPIVAVGLAWLINLYNFMDGADGLAGGMTVFGFGSYAFAALAGPHPSVGLGWACAAIAGAAAGFLLLNFHPAKLFLGDAGSISLGLLAGAFGYWGWRHAVWPLWFPLVVFAPFIADASVTLLRRLLRREKFWEAHREHYYQRMVRLGVGHARTALCWYATMLVGAVVSLSVLACSTAVQWMTIAAWGSILFLLGVAIDVCWSRFQILTSK, from the coding sequence ATGTTCCAACTGAATTTGACCATCTTGTCCGCGATGGCGTTCGCATCGATCGCTGCGATCGTCACCGCGCTTATTCTCAAATGGCTTCTCGCGAGCGGATGGGCATGGCGGCTGGCGACTGATGTGCCGAACGCTCGCTCGATGCACACACGGCCGACGCCGCGTATGGGCGGCTGGGGGATCGTGCCGGTTGGCGCGGTGGCCATTGGGATTGCCGCGCCACATCTATGGGGAATTGTCGCGGCGATGCTGTTTCTGGCGATCGTCTCTCATATCGACGACCGTCGGGGGCTACCCGCGCGGGTTCGATTCGCTGCCCACCTCATCGCGTCCGCGGCGATTGCCGCGTTGTATTCGGGGGGCTTGGCATGGTTCTGGATCCCCATCGTCGCCGTCGGGCTCGCGTGGCTGATCAACCTGTATAACTTCATGGACGGCGCAGATGGCCTTGCCGGGGGAATGACCGTCTTCGGTTTCGGCAGCTATGCGTTTGCAGCACTCGCAGGACCCCATCCATCTGTCGGATTGGGTTGGGCGTGTGCGGCGATTGCGGGTGCGGCGGCGGGATTCCTGCTCCTCAACTTCCATCCGGCCAAGCTTTTCCTGGGCGATGCGGGTTCGATTTCGCTCGGTTTGCTCGCCGGGGCGTTCGGCTATTGGGGATGGCGTCATGCGGTCTGGCCGCTGTGGTTTCCGCTCGTTGTCTTTGCACCGTTTATTGCCGATGCATCTGTAACATTGTTGCGACGTTTGTTACGAAGGGAAAAGTTCTGGGAAGCACATCGAGAGCATTATTATCAGCGCATGGTGCGCTTGGGCGTCGGGCACGCGCGGACAGCGCTCTGCTGGTACGCGACCATGCTGGTCGGCGCCGTCGTGTCGCTTTCGGTATTGGCATGTTCTACCGCGGTCCAGTGGATGACTATCGCCGCTTGGGGTTCGATCCTGTTTCTCTTGGGCGTAGCCATCGATGTGTGCTGGAGTCGCTTCCAAATACTTACATCAAAATAA
- a CDS encoding UDP-glucose 4-epimerase family protein has translation MSRVIVTGANGFVGRALCRALLAAGHEVTGLVRRRGVCAEGVSEWVHEADDFDGVADRWPAGLQVDAVVHLAARVHMMRDRSPDPDAAFRASNVAATMRVARAAQQQGARRFVFLSSVKAIAESDGGTPLCENSTPAPQDAYGRSKLEAERALEQLRDELSFDTVIVRPPLVYGPGVRANFLSLMRAVSRGVPLPLGAVRARRSMVYVDNLADAVMRCVTEPAATNGCFHVADSDMPPTIAELLDDIGHHLGRPARLLPVPERLLRVAGALTGRAAQIDRLTSDLRLDTTHIRTVLDWRPPRSSEEGLAETACWFKSLGRR, from the coding sequence ATGAGCAGGGTCATCGTTACGGGCGCGAACGGGTTCGTCGGGCGCGCGCTCTGCCGCGCGCTGCTCGCGGCCGGGCACGAGGTTACGGGGCTCGTGCGCCGCCGGGGTGTTTGCGCCGAAGGCGTGTCGGAGTGGGTGCACGAGGCTGATGATTTCGATGGTGTCGCCGACCGTTGGCCTGCGGGTCTGCAGGTGGATGCCGTCGTGCATCTCGCCGCCCGCGTTCATATGATGCGTGACCGCTCGCCCGATCCGGACGCTGCGTTTCGTGCATCGAACGTTGCGGCGACGATGCGCGTGGCTCGTGCTGCACAGCAGCAAGGCGCAAGACGGTTCGTGTTTCTGAGCAGCGTCAAAGCGATTGCTGAATCCGACGGCGGCACGCCGCTGTGCGAGAATTCGACGCCGGCGCCGCAGGACGCTTACGGACGCTCGAAGCTCGAAGCCGAACGTGCGCTTGAACAATTGCGCGACGAACTGAGCTTCGACACGGTCATCGTCAGGCCGCCGCTCGTGTATGGCCCGGGGGTTCGCGCCAATTTCCTGAGCCTGATGCGTGCGGTATCACGAGGCGTGCCGCTGCCGCTGGGAGCGGTGCGCGCGCGACGCAGTATGGTGTACGTCGACAATCTCGCCGACGCGGTGATGCGCTGCGTGACGGAACCAGCGGCCACGAACGGGTGCTTTCATGTCGCGGATAGTGATATGCCGCCGACCATTGCCGAATTGCTCGATGACATCGGGCATCATCTTGGACGCCCCGCACGTCTGTTGCCCGTGCCGGAGCGTTTGCTGCGCGTCGCGGGGGCGTTGACGGGGCGCGCGGCGCAGATCGATCGTCTGACGAGCGACCTGCGGCTCGACACGACGCACATTCGCACGGTGCTCGACTGGCGTCCGCCGCGCTCGAGCGAAGAGGGGCTCGCCGAAACGGCGTGCTGGTTCAAGTCGCTGGGCCGACGCTAG
- a CDS encoding glycosyltransferase family 2 protein produces MSIVVYRPDVRQLTRTLSSLLVALEKLDGSRPGAQTALYLVDNGGAPGSLPAFDEMLARGIDCTVINGHGNVGYGRGHNHAIERVASRYHLILNPDVDLDENALVTAIDFFDAHLDVGLVAPRVDDEQGHTQYLCRRYPTLFDLFVRGFMPAGIRNAFSRRLARYEMRDVINATDVVWDPAIVSGCFMLFRTDVLKALGGFDARYFLYFEDYDLSLRTHDVARVAYVPRVLIRHYGGGAARKGMRHVRLFAISAYHFFNRFGWKWL; encoded by the coding sequence GTGTCGATCGTCGTCTATAGGCCGGACGTGCGACAACTGACACGCACGCTTTCCAGTCTGCTCGTCGCGCTCGAGAAGCTCGACGGCAGCCGGCCGGGCGCGCAGACGGCCCTCTATCTTGTCGACAATGGTGGCGCGCCGGGATCGTTGCCTGCGTTTGACGAGATGCTTGCTCGCGGCATTGATTGCACCGTCATTAACGGCCACGGTAATGTGGGTTACGGACGCGGCCACAACCATGCCATCGAGCGAGTCGCGAGCCGCTACCACTTGATTTTGAACCCTGATGTCGACCTGGACGAGAATGCGCTCGTGACCGCAATCGATTTTTTCGACGCTCATTTGGACGTCGGCCTCGTCGCACCGCGCGTCGACGACGAGCAGGGGCATACGCAATATTTGTGCAGACGTTACCCGACATTATTTGACCTCTTCGTGAGAGGATTCATGCCCGCTGGCATTCGGAACGCATTCTCTCGGCGCCTGGCACGCTACGAGATGCGAGATGTCATCAATGCGACCGATGTCGTCTGGGATCCGGCAATCGTCAGCGGTTGTTTCATGCTGTTTCGAACGGACGTATTGAAAGCGCTGGGCGGATTCGATGCGCGTTACTTCTTGTATTTCGAGGATTATGACCTGAGTTTGCGCACGCACGACGTCGCGCGGGTTGCATATGTCCCCAGGGTCCTGATTCGCCACTATGGCGGTGGCGCGGCCCGTAAAGGGATGCGTCATGTTCGCCTGTTCGCGATATCGGCATACCACTTCTTCAACCGCTTCGGCTGGAAGTGGCTATGA